ACACACGACGCCCGCGCTCTGGGATGGCACGCACCTGCACCAGGGCGCGCAGGCGGTGATTGCGCGACTTCAAGCCGTCGTCAACCTGGGACGCGATGACGCATGAGGCGACGGCGCGCGTGTGCTGACACCCGCGCGCTGGTGCCACCTGCGCGTCCCTCGTGCGCCATGCGCACCGTGCGCGAAGGTTCGAGAGTTGGACACGTGTGCAGGTGCGCGAATGCGTGCACCCACCGAGGCTTGCCGCGCGCATGTTGGTTGCGGTAGTCACCCCACCCCGCGCTGCGATCCACGAGGCGCGAGGGATGGAGCGTGGACGGTGAAGAATGCGTGTGGATGTTCGAGGCCGGTTGTCTCACGCTCGTCAAGTCCCGGCACGATTCTTCCCGCTCAAGCCCGCGCATGTTTCACGCGTTTCTCTCCTTTCTCACTGGCCGTTCAGGCCTGAGCCTCGGTTAATCTCCACGACCCCATGTCGCTGACTCCCGCCGAGCGCCAGGACAGGTTCCATGCGGCGTTCGTGGGGCTCGCCATCGGCGATGCGCTCGGCTTTCCGCTGCGCGGCATCCCGCCCGCGAGCCTCGCGCGGCTCCCCGGCCTTGCCGAAGACTTCGCGCCTCGTCCGCGCGGCAAGTTCGCCAAGGGCCAGTTCAGCGACGACACGCAGCTCTTGCTCGCGGCGGCGGAGAGCGTCATCCGCGAAGGCAAGGTGGAAGGCCGCAGCGCGGCGGCGCACCTGGCGTGGCTGTGGCAGGAGGGCATCATCCTCCAGCCGCCCAAGAGCCTGGCGGACGCGCTGCAGCGGCTGGCCAGCGGTGTGCCGTGGATGAGCGCGGGTGCGTCATTGGGCACGCGGTGCCATTCGGTGCTCAGCCGCGCGCTGGTGGTGGGGCTGCTGGAGAGCGGCCACCGCGCGCGGCTGCCGCATGACGCGGGTGTGCTCACCGTCATCACCCACAAGGATCCGGTGTGCGCGGCGGCCGCCGCGGCGTTCGCGCAGGCCGCGGCGCTGGGCATGGAAGAGGAGCCGCTGACGCCCGCGGCCTTCTGCGAGGAGCTGGCCCTGGCCGCGGCCGTGCACGACAAGGGCCTGGCCGAGGAGGTTCGCCACCTGCCGCGCCTGTTGACGTGGGACACGGGGCGGGCCCTGTCGCAGCTCCGCAAGGTGGGGGTGCCCCCCAGCGAGCTGAAGGGCGTGGACGGGCTGCCGCCGCACGTGGTGCCCGTGCTGCTGACGTCGCTGTTCGCCACGCTGAAGGTGCCGCACGACTTCCGTGAGGCGGTGGCCCTCACGCTGCGCTGCGGCGGCGAGGCGGATGTGGCCGCCGCGCTGACGGGCGCTCTGCTGGGCGCTCACCTGGGCACGCGGGCCATCCCCGCCCGGTTGCGCAAGCAGGTGTTGTACTCGGAGAACCTGATGGATACGGCGGACCGCCTGTTCCGCGCCCATCAGGTCCGCGAGACGCTGGCCACGGCCCTGTCGCACCGCCGCCGTCGCTGAGAGCGACGGCCGGGCAGGCGGGCAGACGTCGACGCGCACTCCTCCGGGGCTTCTCTGGAGGGAGCGTCCTGCCCACCTTGTGCGAAGGAGCGGGACGCAAGGATGCCAGGCAGGCATGGAAGCGCACGTGCGGTCCGCCAAGCCATCGCAGGAGGCACGTGTCGTGGACCTCGAATCGGAACGCCTGGAGCGAAGTCAACTGGAGACGCTCTCCACGGCGGAGCTCATCCGCCACGCCTTGGCGGAGACGCGCCTGTTGGTGCGCGCCGAGGTGATGCACGCGAAGAAGGAGCTGCGCGAGGAGATAAAGGCCGCGCGGACCGCCGGCATCCTCCTGGGGGCGGGCGCGGTGCTGGCGCTCACCTCCCTGGCCGTCCTCTTCGTCGCGCTGGGATTGGCCCTGCCCATCGCCCACGCGCTGGGCGTCCTGGGCGTGGGTGTGGTGCTGCTGGCCATCGCGGCCGGGTTGCTCTTCGTGGGCAGCAAACGCCTGCCCAAGAAGCCGCTGCCGCACACCCAGGAGCGGCTGAAGACGGACTACCACCTCACGCGGGAGACGCTGCAATGAACGGCAATGGCCGCGACGCCGACGCGCCCGTGGAAATCCAACGGCGCGAGGACCACCGCATCACCCGCGGCATGGGTGACCGCAAGCAGGTGGAGGAGACGGCGGACCGCATCCGCGATGAGCTGCTGCTGACGCTGGCGGAGCTGGACCGCCGGCGGGAGCGCGCGCTCGATGTGCGCTACCACGCCATGCAGCACCGCACCGAGTTGATGGCCGCGGGGGGCGTGGTGCTGACGGTGCTGGGGCTCGGCGTGG
This genomic window from Myxococcus hansupus contains:
- a CDS encoding ADP-ribosylglycohydrolase family protein, producing the protein MSLTPAERQDRFHAAFVGLAIGDALGFPLRGIPPASLARLPGLAEDFAPRPRGKFAKGQFSDDTQLLLAAAESVIREGKVEGRSAAAHLAWLWQEGIILQPPKSLADALQRLASGVPWMSAGASLGTRCHSVLSRALVVGLLESGHRARLPHDAGVLTVITHKDPVCAAAAAAFAQAAALGMEEEPLTPAAFCEELALAAAVHDKGLAEEVRHLPRLLTWDTGRALSQLRKVGVPPSELKGVDGLPPHVVPVLLTSLFATLKVPHDFREAVALTLRCGGEADVAAALTGALLGAHLGTRAIPARLRKQVLYSENLMDTADRLFRAHQVRETLATALSHRRRR
- a CDS encoding phage holin family protein, with the protein product MDLESERLERSQLETLSTAELIRHALAETRLLVRAEVMHAKKELREEIKAARTAGILLGAGAVLALTSLAVLFVALGLALPIAHALGVLGVGVVLLAIAAGLLFVGSKRLPKKPLPHTQERLKTDYHLTRETLQ